A genomic window from Cupriavidus metallidurans CH34 includes:
- the hflX gene encoding GTPase HflX: protein MQPRATSQTEPTRAILVGVDFGKHDFQESLSELALLTTTAGSVPVHTLTGKRSRPDPALFIGSGKAEELRQAADALDADVVVFNHALSPAQQRNLERFLGRHVIDRTGLILDIFGQRAQSHVGKVQVELAQVQYQASRLVRAWSHLERQKGGIGMRGGPGERQLELDRRMLDDRAKRLKSDLARLQRQHHTQRRARARNDTLSISLVGYTNAGKSTLFNALTKARAYAADQLFATLDTTSRRLFLDGFGNVVLSDTVGFIRDLPTQLVAAFRATLDETVHADLLLHVVDASSPVRHEQIEQVNRVLAEIDASDIPQIVVMNKIDAAPELLELGPRVERDEDGVPTKVFVSARDGLGLDGLREAIVAMAQWLSSRPEAPAPYDPRLEGLQPAQDGEPWDVDDEPDTRQQGAN, encoded by the coding sequence TTGCAACCCAGAGCTACCTCCCAGACCGAACCGACCCGTGCCATCCTGGTTGGCGTCGACTTCGGCAAGCATGACTTCCAGGAAAGCCTTTCCGAACTGGCGCTGTTGACGACCACGGCCGGCTCGGTGCCTGTGCACACGCTGACCGGCAAGCGTTCGCGCCCCGATCCGGCACTCTTCATCGGATCCGGCAAGGCCGAGGAACTGCGGCAGGCCGCTGACGCGCTGGATGCCGATGTGGTGGTGTTCAACCACGCCTTGAGTCCTGCCCAGCAGCGCAACCTGGAGCGATTCCTGGGGCGTCATGTGATCGACCGAACCGGTCTGATCCTGGATATCTTTGGTCAGCGTGCACAGAGCCACGTCGGCAAGGTGCAGGTGGAACTGGCGCAGGTGCAGTACCAGGCGTCGCGCCTGGTTCGCGCGTGGAGCCACCTGGAACGGCAGAAGGGTGGTATCGGGATGCGCGGCGGCCCTGGCGAGCGACAGCTCGAACTGGATCGGCGGATGCTCGATGATCGAGCCAAACGACTCAAGTCCGATCTGGCGCGCCTGCAGCGCCAGCACCATACGCAGCGCCGCGCCCGGGCCCGTAATGACACGCTCAGTATCTCGCTGGTCGGATATACGAACGCCGGCAAGTCGACGCTGTTCAATGCGCTGACCAAGGCGCGGGCCTATGCGGCCGATCAGCTTTTTGCCACGCTCGATACGACCTCGCGCCGCCTGTTTCTCGACGGATTCGGCAATGTGGTGCTGTCCGACACCGTCGGGTTCATCCGGGATCTGCCGACACAACTCGTGGCGGCGTTCCGCGCCACGCTCGACGAGACCGTGCATGCCGACCTGCTCCTGCATGTGGTCGATGCATCGAGTCCAGTGCGCCACGAGCAGATCGAACAGGTCAATCGTGTGCTCGCCGAGATCGACGCCTCGGACATTCCGCAGATCGTGGTCATGAACAAGATCGATGCGGCACCAGAGCTGCTCGAACTCGGCCCCCGTGTCGAGCGAGACGAAGACGGTGTTCCAACGAAAGTGTTTGTCTCCGCCCGGGATGGCCTGGGGCTGGATGGCCTCCGCGAGGCCATCGTCGCGATGGCCCAATGGCTGTCGTCGCGGCCGGAGGCCCCGGCCCCCTATGATCCAAGGCTGGAAGGGCTGCAGCCCGCCCAGGATGGGGAGCCGTGGGACGTCGATGACGAACCAGATACCCGCCAGCAAGGTGCCAATTGA
- the hfq gene encoding RNA chaperone Hfq, with translation MSNKGQLLQDPFLNALRKEHVPVSIYLVNGIKLQGNIESFDQYVVLLRNTVTQMVYKHAISTVVPARAVNFRVDDSSES, from the coding sequence ATGAGCAACAAAGGGCAATTGCTACAAGACCCGTTTCTGAATGCGCTGCGCAAAGAGCACGTGCCAGTTTCCATCTACCTCGTCAATGGCATCAAGCTGCAAGGCAATATCGAGTCGTTCGACCAGTACGTCGTCCTGCTGCGCAACACTGTGACGCAGATGGTTTACAAGCATGCGATTTCCACTGTCGTGCCGGCGCGCGCCGTCAATTTCCGTGTGGATGATTCTTCCGAGAGCTGA
- the der gene encoding ribosome biogenesis GTPase Der, which produces MKPVIALVGRPNVGKSTLFNRMTRSRDALVADLPGLTRDRHYGEGRIGDRPFIVIDTGGFEPVAKEGIVAEMAKQTRQAVVEADVVIFLVDGRLGLAPQDRVIADYLRKTGRRVMLAINKAEGMKYTSVAADFYELGMGDPYAISSTHGDGVRELVDEALDLAVQERPELADQEDAGQHGVKIAIVGRPNVGKSTLVNTLIGEERVIAFDMPGTTRDAIYVEFERGGKPYTLIDTAGLRKRGKVFEAIEKFSVVKTLQSIADANVVVLLLDAQQDISEQDAHIAGFIVESGRALVVGVNKWDGLDGHQRDRVKHDLERKLQFLSFANIHFVSARERTGIGALLRSVDDAYAAAMIKLPTPQITRVLQEAVEFQQPKRVGVSRPKLRYAHQGGSNPPIIVVHGNALSGVTDAYRRYLENRFRTAFKLKGTPLRIEFRTNKNPYAESKD; this is translated from the coding sequence ATGAAACCAGTTATCGCACTCGTCGGCCGTCCCAATGTAGGGAAGTCGACGCTATTCAATCGCATGACCCGCTCGCGCGACGCGCTCGTCGCCGATTTGCCGGGCCTGACACGGGACCGCCATTACGGCGAGGGCCGTATCGGCGATCGCCCCTTCATCGTGATCGATACCGGGGGCTTCGAGCCGGTGGCCAAGGAAGGCATCGTGGCCGAAATGGCCAAGCAGACGCGCCAGGCCGTGGTGGAAGCGGATGTCGTCATCTTTCTCGTCGATGGTCGCCTGGGGCTGGCGCCGCAGGACCGTGTCATCGCGGACTACCTCCGCAAGACAGGTCGCCGCGTGATGCTGGCGATCAACAAGGCCGAGGGCATGAAGTACACCTCGGTGGCCGCGGATTTCTATGAACTGGGCATGGGTGATCCGTACGCGATCTCGTCGACGCATGGCGACGGCGTGCGCGAACTGGTCGATGAAGCCCTCGACCTGGCCGTTCAGGAGCGTCCGGAACTGGCAGATCAGGAAGATGCCGGCCAGCACGGCGTCAAGATCGCCATCGTTGGTCGCCCGAACGTCGGCAAGTCCACGCTCGTGAACACCCTGATCGGCGAAGAGCGCGTGATTGCCTTCGACATGCCGGGTACCACGCGCGACGCTATCTATGTGGAGTTCGAGCGTGGCGGCAAGCCTTACACGCTGATTGACACGGCTGGCCTGCGCAAGCGCGGCAAGGTGTTCGAAGCGATTGAGAAGTTCTCGGTGGTCAAGACGCTGCAGTCGATCGCGGACGCCAATGTGGTGGTGCTGCTGCTCGATGCCCAGCAGGATATCTCCGAGCAGGACGCGCATATCGCCGGGTTCATCGTGGAGTCGGGCAGGGCGTTGGTGGTAGGCGTGAACAAGTGGGACGGCCTGGACGGCCATCAGCGCGACCGGGTCAAGCACGACCTGGAGCGCAAGTTGCAGTTCCTGAGTTTCGCGAACATCCACTTCGTATCCGCCCGCGAGCGCACCGGCATTGGCGCGCTTTTGCGCTCGGTGGACGACGCGTACGCCGCTGCGATGATCAAGCTTCCGACGCCGCAGATCACGCGGGTGCTCCAGGAAGCGGTGGAGTTCCAGCAGCCGAAGCGCGTGGGCGTGTCCCGCCCGAAACTGCGCTACGCGCACCAGGGTGGATCGAATCCGCCGATCATCGTTGTGCACGGGAACGCGCTGTCCGGCGTGACCGACGCGTACCGGCGCTACCTCGAGAACCGCTTCCGCACGGCGTTCAAACTCAAGGGAACACCGCTTCGGATCGAATTTCGTACGAACAAAAACCCGTACGCCGAATCGAAGGATTGA
- the bamB gene encoding outer membrane protein assembly factor BamB, producing MTSLLRVAATRTIVAGTCLGLLAGCSLFSKENKHPPTELKPIAATLSVKQAWKADVGKGGPYVMSPVASGNTVYVSSNGGTVLALDGATGQTRWKAKTDLDLTSGPGTDGTVTAVAGEKGAIYAFDTSGKQIWKKQVNGEVLSAPLVGNGLVIVRTTDTRLIGMDATTGERRWIYQRTQTPLNLRAAMGMVFAGDGIVTGFPGGKLGVLAPGNGALRWESTVSYPKGVSEIERLNDVTGVPAVNGRQVCATTFQGRVSCLELANGQPQWGKDFSSPSGLAQDDTSLYASDETSAVYAFDRQNGNERWKNTELRYRSLGAPVAVGRSVVVGDFEGFVHFLSREDGKILARMKTDGSAVTAAPVMAGQTLVVQTRDGDIYGFVPD from the coding sequence ATGACGTCATTGCTTCGCGTAGCCGCCACCCGCACGATCGTTGCCGGCACCTGTCTCGGCCTGCTGGCAGGCTGCTCGTTGTTCAGCAAGGAAAACAAGCATCCGCCCACGGAGCTGAAGCCGATTGCGGCGACGCTGTCGGTCAAGCAGGCCTGGAAGGCCGACGTGGGCAAGGGTGGCCCGTACGTGATGTCGCCGGTGGCGTCGGGCAATACGGTTTATGTGTCGTCGAACGGCGGCACCGTGCTGGCGCTCGATGGCGCAACCGGCCAGACGCGCTGGAAGGCGAAGACCGATCTGGACTTGACGTCCGGCCCCGGCACCGACGGTACGGTGACGGCCGTGGCGGGTGAAAAGGGCGCGATCTACGCGTTCGACACCAGCGGCAAGCAGATCTGGAAGAAACAGGTCAATGGTGAGGTGCTGTCGGCCCCGCTGGTTGGCAACGGTCTCGTGATCGTTCGTACCACCGATACGCGCCTGATCGGCATGGATGCCACGACGGGCGAGCGACGCTGGATCTATCAGCGCACGCAGACCCCGCTGAACCTGCGTGCGGCCATGGGCATGGTGTTTGCCGGCGACGGCATCGTCACCGGCTTCCCGGGCGGCAAGCTCGGCGTGCTCGCCCCGGGCAATGGCGCGCTGCGGTGGGAAAGCACCGTGTCGTACCCAAAGGGCGTCTCGGAGATCGAGCGTCTGAATGATGTGACCGGCGTGCCGGCCGTCAATGGCCGCCAGGTGTGCGCGACGACGTTCCAGGGGCGCGTGTCGTGCCTGGAGCTCGCCAACGGCCAGCCGCAATGGGGCAAGGATTTCTCGTCGCCAAGCGGGCTGGCACAGGACGATACTTCGCTGTATGCCAGCGACGAGACGTCGGCGGTGTACGCGTTCGATCGCCAGAACGGCAATGAACGCTGGAAGAACACTGAACTGCGGTACCGTAGTCTCGGTGCGCCCGTGGCCGTGGGCCGCTCGGTGGTGGTGGGCGACTTCGAGGGCTTCGTCCACTTCCTGTCGCGCGAAGACGGCAAGATCCTGGCCCGTATGAAGACCGACGGCAGCGCGGTTACCGCGGCGCCGGTCATGGCCGGTCAGACCCTGGTGGTCCAGACCCGCGATGGCGATATTTACGGCTTCGTGCCGGACTGA
- a CDS encoding YfgM family protein, with protein sequence MAYDLEEQEQLESLKAWWKQYGNAVTWALIVILLGLAAWSGWGYWQRVQARDASLLYEQVTKAAESRDADRVKRAATDLEEKFGRTAYGPMSALVAAKVLYEAGDLAGAKTQLQWAIDHGGDDYAPLARVRMAGVLLDEKAYDQGLALLKDEPAAPYAALFADRRGDLLAAQDKREEARTAYRSALDKLGSGEAAMRQIIQFKLDALGAA encoded by the coding sequence ATGGCTTACGATCTAGAAGAACAGGAACAGCTTGAGAGTCTCAAGGCCTGGTGGAAACAGTATGGCAACGCTGTCACCTGGGCGTTGATTGTCATCTTGCTCGGGTTGGCTGCCTGGAGTGGTTGGGGTTACTGGCAGCGCGTGCAGGCGCGCGATGCGTCGCTGCTGTATGAGCAGGTCACCAAGGCTGCGGAAAGCCGCGACGCCGACCGCGTGAAGCGCGCCGCTACCGACCTCGAAGAGAAGTTTGGTCGTACCGCCTATGGACCGATGAGCGCGTTGGTCGCGGCCAAGGTGCTGTACGAAGCCGGTGATCTGGCTGGCGCCAAGACCCAGCTCCAGTGGGCAATCGACCATGGCGGTGACGACTACGCGCCGCTGGCCCGTGTGCGCATGGCTGGCGTGCTGCTGGACGAGAAGGCCTATGACCAGGGTCTGGCGCTGCTCAAGGACGAGCCGGCCGCACCTTACGCTGCGCTGTTCGCAGACCGTCGTGGCGATCTGCTGGCCGCCCAGGACAAGCGCGAGGAAGCGCGTACCGCCTATCGCAGCGCGCTCGACAAGCTCGGCAGCGGTGAGGCGGCCATGCGCCAGATCATCCAGTTCAAACTCGATGCGCTGGGCGCGGCCTGA
- the hisS gene encoding histidine--tRNA ligase produces the protein MSEDKTKAVKALQGVKGMNDMLPTDAPLWDMFESAARSMLRAYGYQQIRTPIVEHTQLFVRGIGEVTDIVEKEMYSFTDSLNGENLTLRPEGTAAAVRSTIEHNLLYDGPKRLWYIGPMFRHERPQRGRYRQFHQLGAEALGFAGPDVDAEIILMCQRLWDDLGLTNVRLELNSLGQAHERAAHREQLIKYLEGFQDILDEDSKRRLYTNPLRVLDTKNPALQEMAANAPKLIDFLGEESLAHFEGVQRILLANNIPFKINPRLVRGLDYYNLTVFEWITDKLGAQGTIAGGGRYDPLIQQMGGKPAPACGWAMGIERIIELIREENLVPDTQGCDVYMVHQGELANQQAMIAAERLRDAGLDVVLHATPDGKSGSFKSQMKRADASGASFAVIIGDDEIAAGTVQVKQLRGGNVAEGGQQTTVPAEQVVEFIIDAMVDEIEGDDEQ, from the coding sequence ATGAGCGAAGACAAGACGAAGGCCGTCAAGGCACTGCAGGGCGTGAAGGGCATGAACGACATGCTGCCCACTGACGCCCCGCTGTGGGATATGTTCGAAAGCGCGGCGCGCAGCATGTTGCGCGCCTATGGCTACCAGCAGATCCGCACGCCGATCGTCGAGCATACCCAGCTGTTCGTGCGCGGTATCGGCGAGGTCACCGACATCGTCGAGAAGGAGATGTACTCCTTCACCGATTCCCTGAACGGCGAGAATCTGACGCTGCGTCCGGAGGGCACTGCTGCGGCCGTGCGTTCGACGATCGAGCATAACCTGCTGTATGACGGCCCCAAGCGCCTCTGGTACATCGGCCCGATGTTCCGTCACGAACGCCCGCAGCGTGGTCGCTATCGTCAGTTCCACCAGCTCGGCGCGGAAGCGCTCGGCTTTGCCGGCCCGGACGTCGACGCGGAAATCATCCTGATGTGCCAGCGCCTGTGGGACGACCTCGGGCTGACCAACGTCCGTCTCGAACTGAACTCGCTGGGCCAGGCGCATGAGCGCGCCGCGCATCGCGAGCAGCTCATCAAGTACCTGGAAGGCTTCCAGGACATCCTCGATGAGGACAGCAAGCGTCGTCTGTACACGAACCCGCTGCGGGTGCTGGACACGAAGAATCCGGCGCTGCAGGAGATGGCCGCCAATGCACCGAAGCTGATCGACTTCCTCGGGGAGGAGTCGCTCGCTCACTTCGAGGGCGTTCAGAGGATCCTGCTGGCCAACAATATTCCGTTCAAGATCAACCCGCGTCTGGTGCGCGGCCTGGACTACTACAACCTGACCGTGTTCGAGTGGATCACGGACAAGCTGGGTGCCCAGGGCACGATCGCCGGCGGTGGCCGTTATGACCCGCTGATCCAGCAGATGGGTGGCAAGCCTGCGCCGGCCTGCGGCTGGGCAATGGGCATCGAGCGGATCATCGAACTGATCCGCGAAGAGAACCTGGTGCCGGATACGCAGGGCTGTGACGTCTACATGGTTCACCAGGGTGAATTGGCGAACCAGCAGGCAATGATCGCTGCCGAACGCCTGCGTGACGCCGGGCTGGACGTGGTCCTCCATGCCACGCCGGACGGCAAGAGCGGGAGCTTCAAGTCGCAGATGAAGCGTGCCGATGCAAGTGGCGCATCCTTTGCAGTTATCATTGGCGACGACGAAATCGCCGCGGGCACGGTGCAGGTCAAGCAACTGCGCGGCGGCAATGTGGCCGAAGGTGGCCAGCAAACCACTGTGCCGGCCGAGCAGGTTGTCGAATTCATCATCGACGCGATGGTCGATGAGATCGAAGGCGACGACGAGCAATAA
- the ispG gene encoding flavodoxin-dependent (E)-4-hydroxy-3-methylbut-2-enyl-diphosphate synthase: MNQNAFQPVIPGPLPRRVSRQASVVWGDNIVTIGGGAPVRVQSMTNTDTVDAIGTAIQIKELARAGSEIVRITVNTPEAAAAVPAIREQLDRMGVDVPLVGDFHYNGHTLLHDYPECAQALSKYRINPGNVGKGAKRDKQFAEMIEMACRYNKPVRIGVNWGSLDQDLLARIMDENAQRAEPWPAQSVMVEALITSAIESAQKAEEIGLPANQIILSCKVSQVQELVAVYRELARRCDYALHLGLTEAGMGSKGIVASTAALSVLLQEGIGDTIRISLTPEPGAPREKEVYVGQEILQTMGLRNFTPMVIACPGCGRTTSTTFQELAASIQSYLREQMPVWKTAYPGVEEMDVAVMGCIVNGPGESKHANIGISLPGSGESPAAPVFVDGVKVKTLRGENIAQEFQAIVDEYVRSHYGPDAKQASQEAVA, from the coding sequence ATGAACCAGAACGCTTTCCAGCCCGTGATCCCGGGCCCGCTGCCGCGTCGCGTTTCGCGCCAGGCCAGTGTTGTGTGGGGCGACAACATCGTGACGATCGGCGGCGGCGCGCCAGTGCGCGTGCAGTCGATGACCAACACCGATACGGTGGATGCCATCGGCACCGCAATCCAGATCAAGGAACTGGCACGCGCCGGTTCGGAGATTGTCCGTATCACGGTGAATACGCCGGAAGCCGCCGCGGCCGTGCCGGCGATTCGCGAACAACTCGACCGTATGGGCGTGGATGTGCCGCTGGTGGGCGACTTCCACTACAACGGCCATACGCTGCTGCATGACTACCCCGAGTGCGCGCAGGCGCTCTCGAAGTACCGGATCAACCCCGGCAATGTCGGCAAGGGTGCCAAGCGCGACAAGCAGTTCGCCGAGATGATCGAGATGGCGTGCCGCTACAACAAACCGGTGCGTATCGGCGTGAACTGGGGCAGCCTGGATCAGGATTTGCTGGCACGCATCATGGACGAAAACGCCCAGCGCGCCGAGCCGTGGCCCGCGCAAAGCGTGATGGTAGAGGCGCTGATTACGTCGGCGATCGAGTCGGCCCAGAAGGCTGAAGAGATCGGTTTGCCGGCCAATCAGATCATTCTGTCGTGCAAGGTATCGCAGGTGCAGGAACTGGTCGCGGTATACCGCGAGCTGGCGCGCCGCTGCGACTATGCGCTGCATCTGGGTCTGACTGAAGCCGGCATGGGCAGCAAGGGTATCGTTGCGTCGACGGCTGCGCTATCGGTGCTGCTGCAGGAAGGTATCGGCGACACGATCCGGATCTCGCTGACGCCGGAACCCGGCGCGCCGCGCGAGAAGGAAGTCTACGTCGGCCAGGAAATCCTGCAGACGATGGGGCTGCGCAACTTCACGCCGATGGTGATCGCGTGCCCGGGATGCGGTCGCACCACCAGCACAACGTTCCAGGAGCTGGCAGCAAGCATCCAGTCGTATCTGCGCGAGCAGATGCCGGTCTGGAAGACGGCCTACCCGGGCGTGGAAGAAATGGATGTGGCAGTGATGGGCTGCATCGTCAACGGCCCTGGCGAAAGCAAGCACGCCAACATCGGTATTTCGCTGCCGGGTTCGGGCGAATCGCCTGCGGCGCCGGTGTTCGTGGACGGCGTCAAGGTGAAGACCCTGCGCGGCGAGAACATCGCGCAGGAGTTCCAGGCGATCGTCGACGAGTATGTACGTTCGCACTACGGTCCGGACGCGAAACAGGCTTCACAAGAAGCGGTGGCCTGA
- a CDS encoding RodZ domain-containing protein, whose protein sequence is MSEQERADSQAATTGHVGGGATDSDREAVAREIGAKLKDAREAQRLSLEDVSARLKVAASKLVAIESGNVSSLPDVTFAKGVMRAYARTLQVNIDGLLGRYHAQAQATPVTGITQRHEGALNQAFDDRKRFGSKGTGGGAGGRWVWLVCVLALIGVGGYFGFDHAKAWVEARSKAAAEAPKPAVAEERAQEQSNNDGTVSAALPPVMTGNDSPAPSETASASAAQSVAVTPAPATMSAGLPMVTGGEAPAEAAKTPAATPPATVPAAQGDSAGAVQIRFSADSWYEVRDRTGKVILGGTAKAGDTVSGGGAGGPYKIILGNVKGVESLTHNGAAVNFQASNRNNVARLTLQ, encoded by the coding sequence ATGAGTGAACAAGAGCGCGCCGACAGCCAGGCCGCGACGACGGGTCACGTCGGCGGTGGCGCGACAGACTCCGACCGCGAGGCTGTTGCCCGCGAGATCGGGGCGAAATTGAAAGACGCTCGCGAGGCGCAGCGGCTTTCTCTGGAAGATGTCAGTGCACGACTGAAGGTGGCAGCGTCGAAGCTCGTCGCCATTGAGTCGGGCAATGTATCGAGCCTGCCCGATGTGACGTTCGCGAAGGGTGTGATGCGTGCTTACGCGCGGACGCTCCAGGTGAATATCGACGGGTTGCTGGGGCGCTATCACGCGCAGGCTCAGGCCACGCCGGTTACCGGGATTACGCAGCGTCATGAGGGCGCACTCAATCAGGCTTTCGACGATCGCAAGCGCTTCGGTTCGAAGGGTACTGGCGGTGGTGCCGGTGGGCGCTGGGTCTGGCTGGTTTGCGTGCTGGCCTTGATCGGCGTTGGCGGATATTTCGGCTTTGATCATGCCAAGGCGTGGGTCGAGGCCCGCAGCAAGGCCGCGGCCGAGGCGCCCAAACCGGCTGTTGCCGAGGAGCGGGCCCAGGAGCAGAGCAATAACGATGGCACGGTGAGCGCAGCGTTGCCGCCGGTGATGACCGGCAACGACTCGCCAGCACCGTCCGAGACTGCGTCGGCATCGGCCGCGCAGTCCGTGGCCGTCACGCCGGCCCCGGCTACCATGTCGGCGGGTTTGCCGATGGTCACGGGTGGAGAGGCTCCCGCCGAGGCGGCAAAGACGCCAGCCGCTACGCCGCCTGCCACGGTTCCCGCTGCGCAGGGCGACAGTGCGGGTGCTGTGCAGATCCGTTTCTCGGCCGATAGCTGGTATGAAGTACGAGACCGCACCGGCAAGGTCATTCTTGGCGGTACCGCCAAGGCTGGCGATACCGTGTCGGGTGGTGGCGCGGGTGGGCCCTACAAGATCATTCTCGGGAATGTGAAGGGCGTTGAGTCGCTGACGCACAATGGTGCAGCAGTGAACTTCCAGGCGTCCAACCGGAATAATGTGGCCCGCCTGACCCTGCAGTAA
- the pilW gene encoding type IV pilus biogenesis/stability protein PilW has protein sequence MTRLIVAALFGLMLSACSLPPAPAQDIKTASDQTPADKRASIRLRLATQYLEARQYSVALDEVKQAINIDPTLVDAYHVRALVYMGMNETALAEDSFRTALSMRDSDPDVLNNYGWFLCQNNRYAEAKAMLQRAVQAPSMNGPVKPLTNLGACEMRNGDLISAQKSLQTAYGYDRNDPALLTNLAQLSFQRGEMPQAKDYVGRVNSSRFASAQSLWLGARIARRQGDTETQNALTAQLRSRFPDSRELTAYERGAWDE, from the coding sequence ATGACCCGTCTGATCGTTGCTGCCCTGTTCGGGCTGATGCTGTCCGCCTGTTCGTTGCCGCCTGCACCCGCCCAGGACATCAAGACCGCTTCCGATCAGACTCCGGCCGACAAGCGCGCCAGTATCAGGCTGCGCCTGGCCACGCAGTACCTCGAGGCGCGCCAGTATTCGGTGGCGCTTGACGAGGTCAAGCAGGCCATCAATATCGATCCGACGCTGGTCGACGCCTATCACGTTCGGGCGCTGGTCTACATGGGCATGAACGAGACCGCCCTGGCCGAAGACAGTTTCCGCACCGCGCTGAGCATGCGTGACAGCGACCCGGACGTGTTGAACAACTACGGCTGGTTCCTGTGCCAGAACAACCGCTACGCAGAGGCGAAGGCCATGCTGCAGCGCGCGGTGCAGGCGCCGTCCATGAATGGCCCCGTCAAGCCGCTGACGAACTTGGGCGCCTGCGAGATGCGCAATGGCGACCTGATTTCGGCGCAGAAGAGTCTCCAGACGGCCTATGGCTACGACCGCAATGATCCGGCGTTGCTGACGAACCTCGCGCAGCTCAGTTTCCAACGCGGGGAGATGCCGCAGGCCAAGGACTACGTTGGCCGCGTCAACAGCAGCCGCTTTGCCAGCGCGCAATCCCTCTGGCTGGGTGCGCGCATCGCCCGCCGACAGGGCGATACCGAAACACAGAACGCACTCACGGCACAACTGCGCAGCCGGTTCCCCGACTCGCGCGAGTTGACCGCATACGAGAGAGGAGCTTGGGATGAGTGA